One part of the Ranitomeya imitator isolate aRanImi1 chromosome 10, aRanImi1.pri, whole genome shotgun sequence genome encodes these proteins:
- the LOC138651817 gene encoding uncharacterized protein has protein sequence MYTYISSTRLIQTLSFIVKHLMSVCTGYCDVTCCEWWTLCYLLYIEMLSVIVQEEEEVSCDITYCEWWILCYLLYIEVLSVIEQEEEEVSCDITYCEWWILCYLLYIEVLSVVVQGEEVSCDITYCEGWILCYLLYIEVLSVVVQEEEVSCDITYCEWWILCYLLYIEVLSVVVQEEEVSCDITYCERWILCYLLYIEVLSVIVQEEVVSCDITYCEWWILCYLLYIEVLSVIVQEEEVSCDITYCERWILCYLLYIEVLSVIVQEEEVSCDITYCEWWILCYLLYIEVLSVIVQEEEVSCDITYCEWWILCYLLYIEVLSVVVQEEEVSCDITYCEGWILCYLLYIEVLSVVVQEEEEVSCDITIVNGGSCVIYCI, from the exons ATGTACACGTACATTAGCAGcactagactcattcagaccctgtCATTTAtagtgaagcatctaatgagcgtgtgcacagGTTACTGTGATGTCActtgttgtgaatggtggaccctgtgttatctactgtatatagagatgttatcagtcattgtgcaggaggaggaggaggtgagctgtgacatcacctattgtgagtggtggatcctgtgttatctactgtatatagaggtgttatcagtcattgaacaggaggaggaggaggtgagctgtgatatcacctattgtgagtggtggatcctgtgttatctactgtatatagaggtgttatcagtcgttgtacagggggaggaggtgagctgtgacatcacctattgtgaagggtggatcctgtgttatctactgtatatagaggtgttatcagtcgttgtacaggaggaggaggtgagctgtgacatcacctattgtgagtggtggatcctgtgttatctactgtatatagaggtgttatcagtcgttgtacaggaggaggaggtgagctgtgacatcacctattgtgaaaggtggatcctgtgttatctactgtatatagaggtgttatcagtcattgtacaggaggaggtggtgagctgtgacatcacctattgtgaatggtggatcctgtgttatctactgtatatagaggtgttatcagtcattgtacaggaggaggaggtgagctgtgacatcacctattgtgaaaggtggatcctgtgttatttactgtatatagaggtgttatcagtcattgtacaggaggaggaggtgagctgtgacatcacctattgtgagtggtggatcctgtgttatctactgtatatagaggtgttatcagtcattgtacaggaggaggaggtgagctgtgacatcacctattgtgagtggtggatcctgtgttatctactgtatatagaggtgttatcagtcgttgtacaggaggaggaggtgagctgtgacatcacctattgtgaagggtggatcctgtgttatctactgtatatagaggtgttatcagtcgttgtacaggaggaggag gaggtgagctgtgacatcactattgtgaatggtggatcctgtgttatctactgtatatag
- the LOC138651816 gene encoding myelin-associated glycoprotein-like isoform X1, with protein sequence MEWRWKSLPFILILLEGVLSRHWSAWMPPSISAFKETCVAIPCNFDYPEDIRPSSVHGIWYFNSPYPRNFPPVVLNSKTNSAHEMYMGRTKIIGDLQGLNCSIQIDKVTNELQGKYYFRADLGGYNQYTYSEHANFYILDEPFVVQPQEIISGSEAEITCLVDDNCPDMKPTVTWMDIEGLEHHNVYARLEENNGAWKQISTLRFLPSHKNHGQRLGCKVTFKNTELEYKGFATMDVKYAPRIVDINSSTETTEGTQVVFLCVIDSNPISRVMWFKDDSLLKEDYTGNLTLELEYVTYNHDGIYVCVAENEYGRINKTIGLAVMYPPWKPSVNASLLVVEGEMVTIMCNTQGNPDPIMTIVKDKQVLNSVIFQNELVLKIPSVSHEHDGEYWCLAENQYGHSNSSFNLTVVFSPLVLPESKCTVTKDNVQCMCTVKSNPDPYIMFEIPEKNFTVSELNAEYVHSQRNGYMVSSILTLQKETKLPDVVLCSASNLYGKKVHELFFQDTNNLIWAKVGPVGAVVVFVILVAVGGYMIKTREKKSVTESSSFIQTETSPSYSGDGSKKKLGKIENRFLSISERILLSKRKQKPTVDSEYANIDFTKKSVMDIYTSPEELTDYAEIRVK encoded by the exons ATGGAATGGCGGTGGAAATCCCTTCCTTTTATATTAATACTTTTAGAAG GTGTGTTGAGCAGACACTGGTCAGCTTGGATGCCTCCATCCATCTCGGCATTTAAGGAAACTTGTGTGGCCATCCCATGTAACTTCGATTACCCCGAAGATATTCGGCCGTCATCCGTACATGGTATCTGGTATTTTAACAGTCCGTATCCTAGGAACTTTCCCCCTGTGGTCTTGAATTCAAAAACCAATTCTGCACATGAAATGTACATGGGTCGTACAAAGATAATCGGGGACCTTCAAGGATTGAACTGCTCGATACAGATTGACAAAGTCACCAATGAACTTCAGGGAAAATACTACTTCCGAGCCGATTTGGGAGGCTACAATCAATATACCTACTCAGAACATGCCAACTTCTATATATTAG ACGAACCCTTCGTAGTTCAGCCTCAAGAGATTATATCAGGCTCCGAAGCTGAGATCACTTGCTTAGTAGACGATAACTGTCCGGACATGAAGCCTACGGTGACCTGGATGGACATTGAAGGGCTGGAACATCATAACGTGTATGCCCGCCTTGAGGAAAACAATGGCGCATGGAAGCAGATATCTACCCTGAGGTTCCTTCCATCGCATAAAAACCATGGCCAGCGGTTGGGTTGTAAAGTCACATTTAAAAATACTGAACTAGAGTATAAAGGTTTTGCCACAATGGATGTAAAAT ATGCCCCCCGCATCGTAGACATTAACTCCTCCACGGAAACGACGGAGGGCACTCAGGTGGTGTTTCTGTGTGTGATAGATAGTAACCCCATATCACGTGTCATGTGGTTCAAGGATGACTCTCTCCTTAAAGAAGATTACACCGGGAACCTAACTCTGGAACTGGAGTATGTCACCTACAACCATGACGGCATCTATGTGTGCGTAGCCGAGAACGAGTACGGCCGCATTAACAAAACCATAGGACTGGCCGTCATGT ATCCTCCATGGAAACCTTCAGTGAACGCCTCCCTGTTAGTGGTAGAAGGAGAGATGGTCACCATTATGTGTAACACGCAGGGAAACCCAGATCCCATCATGACCATCGTGAAAGACAAGCAGGTTCTTAACTCTGTCATCTTCCAGAACGAACTGGTGCTGAAAATTCCATCCGTGTCCCATGAACATGATGGGGAGTATTGGTGCCTTGCGGAAAACCAGTATGGCCACAGCAACAGCTCCTTCAACCTCACCGTTGTGT TCTCACCATTAGTTTTGCCTGAATCCAAGTGCACGGTGACGAAGGACAACGTCCAGTGTATGTGCACGGTGAAGTCCAACCCAGATCCGTACATCATGTTTGAGATCCCAGAGAAGAACTTCACGGTCAGTGAGCTCAACGCCGAATATGTCCACTCTCAGAGGAATGGCTACATGGTTAGCAGCATCCTGACCCTGCAGAAGGAGACCAAGCTTCCGGATGTTGTACTGTGCTCCGCGAGCAACTTGTATGGAAAGAAGGTTCATGAGCTTTTCTTCCAGGACACAA ATAACTTAATTTGGGCCAAGGTTGGTCCCGTTGGAGCTGTGGTGGTTTTCGTCATCCTGGTAGCTGTCGGCGGCTACATGATTAAGACTAGAGAAAA GAAGAGCGTAACAGAAAGTTCCAGCTTTATCCAGACAGAGACCTCCCCGTCATACAGTGGAGATGGGTCCAAGAAAAAATTAGGAAAAATAGAG AACCGATTTCTCAGTATTTCGGAAAGAATCCTATTGAGCAAGAGGAAGCAAAAACCAACCGTGGACTCTGAGTATGCAAATATTGACTTTACAAAGAAAAGTGTAATGGACATCTACACCTCCCCCGAGGAGCTGACTGACTACGCGGAAATCCGGGTGAAATGA
- the LOC138651816 gene encoding myelin-associated glycoprotein-like isoform X3 encodes MEWRWKSLPFILILLEGVLSRHWSAWMPPSISAFKETCVAIPCNFDYPEDIRPSSVHGIWYFNSPYPRNFPPVVLNSKTNSAHEMYMGRTKIIGDLQGLNCSIQIDKVTNELQGKYYFRADLGGYNQYTYSEHANFYILDEPFVVQPQEIISGSEAEITCLVDDNCPDMKPTVTWMDIEGLEHHNVYARLEENNGAWKQISTLRFLPSHKNHGQRLGCKVTFKNTELEYKGFATMDVKYAPRIVDINSSTETTEGTQVVFLCVIDSNPISRVMWFKDDSLLKEDYTGNLTLELEYVTYNHDGIYVCVAENEYGRINKTIGLAVMYPPWKPSVNASLLVVEGEMVTIMCNTQGNPDPIMTIVKDKQVLNSVIFQNELVLKIPSVSHEHDGEYWCLAENQYGHSNSSFNLTVVFSPLVLPESKCTVTKDNVQCMCTVKSNPDPYIMFEIPEKNFTVSELNAEYVHSQRNGYMVSSILTLQKETKLPDVVLCSASNLYGKKVHELFFQDTNNLIWAKVGPVGAVVVFVILVAVGGYMIKTREKTDFSVFRKESY; translated from the exons ATGGAATGGCGGTGGAAATCCCTTCCTTTTATATTAATACTTTTAGAAG GTGTGTTGAGCAGACACTGGTCAGCTTGGATGCCTCCATCCATCTCGGCATTTAAGGAAACTTGTGTGGCCATCCCATGTAACTTCGATTACCCCGAAGATATTCGGCCGTCATCCGTACATGGTATCTGGTATTTTAACAGTCCGTATCCTAGGAACTTTCCCCCTGTGGTCTTGAATTCAAAAACCAATTCTGCACATGAAATGTACATGGGTCGTACAAAGATAATCGGGGACCTTCAAGGATTGAACTGCTCGATACAGATTGACAAAGTCACCAATGAACTTCAGGGAAAATACTACTTCCGAGCCGATTTGGGAGGCTACAATCAATATACCTACTCAGAACATGCCAACTTCTATATATTAG ACGAACCCTTCGTAGTTCAGCCTCAAGAGATTATATCAGGCTCCGAAGCTGAGATCACTTGCTTAGTAGACGATAACTGTCCGGACATGAAGCCTACGGTGACCTGGATGGACATTGAAGGGCTGGAACATCATAACGTGTATGCCCGCCTTGAGGAAAACAATGGCGCATGGAAGCAGATATCTACCCTGAGGTTCCTTCCATCGCATAAAAACCATGGCCAGCGGTTGGGTTGTAAAGTCACATTTAAAAATACTGAACTAGAGTATAAAGGTTTTGCCACAATGGATGTAAAAT ATGCCCCCCGCATCGTAGACATTAACTCCTCCACGGAAACGACGGAGGGCACTCAGGTGGTGTTTCTGTGTGTGATAGATAGTAACCCCATATCACGTGTCATGTGGTTCAAGGATGACTCTCTCCTTAAAGAAGATTACACCGGGAACCTAACTCTGGAACTGGAGTATGTCACCTACAACCATGACGGCATCTATGTGTGCGTAGCCGAGAACGAGTACGGCCGCATTAACAAAACCATAGGACTGGCCGTCATGT ATCCTCCATGGAAACCTTCAGTGAACGCCTCCCTGTTAGTGGTAGAAGGAGAGATGGTCACCATTATGTGTAACACGCAGGGAAACCCAGATCCCATCATGACCATCGTGAAAGACAAGCAGGTTCTTAACTCTGTCATCTTCCAGAACGAACTGGTGCTGAAAATTCCATCCGTGTCCCATGAACATGATGGGGAGTATTGGTGCCTTGCGGAAAACCAGTATGGCCACAGCAACAGCTCCTTCAACCTCACCGTTGTGT TCTCACCATTAGTTTTGCCTGAATCCAAGTGCACGGTGACGAAGGACAACGTCCAGTGTATGTGCACGGTGAAGTCCAACCCAGATCCGTACATCATGTTTGAGATCCCAGAGAAGAACTTCACGGTCAGTGAGCTCAACGCCGAATATGTCCACTCTCAGAGGAATGGCTACATGGTTAGCAGCATCCTGACCCTGCAGAAGGAGACCAAGCTTCCGGATGTTGTACTGTGCTCCGCGAGCAACTTGTATGGAAAGAAGGTTCATGAGCTTTTCTTCCAGGACACAA ATAACTTAATTTGGGCCAAGGTTGGTCCCGTTGGAGCTGTGGTGGTTTTCGTCATCCTGGTAGCTGTCGGCGGCTACATGATTAAGACTAGAGAAAA AACCGATTTCTCAGTATTTCGGAAAGAATCCTATTGA
- the LOC138651816 gene encoding myelin-associated glycoprotein-like isoform X2, producing MEWRWKSLPFILILLEGVLSRHWSAWMPPSISAFKETCVAIPCNFDYPEDIRPSSVHGIWYFNSPYPRNFPPVVLNSKTNSAHEMYMGRTKIIGDLQGLNCSIQIDKVTNELQGKYYFRADLGGYNQYTYSEHANFYILDEPFVVQPQEIISGSEAEITCLVDDNCPDMKPTVTWMDIEGLEHHNVYARLEENNGAWKQISTLRFLPSHKNHGQRLGCKVTFKNTELEYKGFATMDVKYAPRIVDINSSTETTEGTQVVFLCVIDSNPISRVMWFKDDSLLKEDYTGNLTLELEYVTYNHDGIYVCVAENEYGRINKTIGLAVMYPPWKPSVNASLLVVEGEMVTIMCNTQGNPDPIMTIVKDKQVLNSVIFQNELVLKIPSVSHEHDGEYWCLAENQYGHSNSSFNLTVVFSPLVLPESKCTVTKDNVQCMCTVKSNPDPYIMFEIPEKNFTVSELNAEYVHSQRNGYMVSSILTLQKETKLPDVVLCSASNLYGKKVHELFFQDTNNLIWAKVGPVGAVVVFVILVAVGGYMIKTREKKSVTESSSFIQTETSPSYSGDGSKKKLGKIESGEICAVEVK from the exons ATGGAATGGCGGTGGAAATCCCTTCCTTTTATATTAATACTTTTAGAAG GTGTGTTGAGCAGACACTGGTCAGCTTGGATGCCTCCATCCATCTCGGCATTTAAGGAAACTTGTGTGGCCATCCCATGTAACTTCGATTACCCCGAAGATATTCGGCCGTCATCCGTACATGGTATCTGGTATTTTAACAGTCCGTATCCTAGGAACTTTCCCCCTGTGGTCTTGAATTCAAAAACCAATTCTGCACATGAAATGTACATGGGTCGTACAAAGATAATCGGGGACCTTCAAGGATTGAACTGCTCGATACAGATTGACAAAGTCACCAATGAACTTCAGGGAAAATACTACTTCCGAGCCGATTTGGGAGGCTACAATCAATATACCTACTCAGAACATGCCAACTTCTATATATTAG ACGAACCCTTCGTAGTTCAGCCTCAAGAGATTATATCAGGCTCCGAAGCTGAGATCACTTGCTTAGTAGACGATAACTGTCCGGACATGAAGCCTACGGTGACCTGGATGGACATTGAAGGGCTGGAACATCATAACGTGTATGCCCGCCTTGAGGAAAACAATGGCGCATGGAAGCAGATATCTACCCTGAGGTTCCTTCCATCGCATAAAAACCATGGCCAGCGGTTGGGTTGTAAAGTCACATTTAAAAATACTGAACTAGAGTATAAAGGTTTTGCCACAATGGATGTAAAAT ATGCCCCCCGCATCGTAGACATTAACTCCTCCACGGAAACGACGGAGGGCACTCAGGTGGTGTTTCTGTGTGTGATAGATAGTAACCCCATATCACGTGTCATGTGGTTCAAGGATGACTCTCTCCTTAAAGAAGATTACACCGGGAACCTAACTCTGGAACTGGAGTATGTCACCTACAACCATGACGGCATCTATGTGTGCGTAGCCGAGAACGAGTACGGCCGCATTAACAAAACCATAGGACTGGCCGTCATGT ATCCTCCATGGAAACCTTCAGTGAACGCCTCCCTGTTAGTGGTAGAAGGAGAGATGGTCACCATTATGTGTAACACGCAGGGAAACCCAGATCCCATCATGACCATCGTGAAAGACAAGCAGGTTCTTAACTCTGTCATCTTCCAGAACGAACTGGTGCTGAAAATTCCATCCGTGTCCCATGAACATGATGGGGAGTATTGGTGCCTTGCGGAAAACCAGTATGGCCACAGCAACAGCTCCTTCAACCTCACCGTTGTGT TCTCACCATTAGTTTTGCCTGAATCCAAGTGCACGGTGACGAAGGACAACGTCCAGTGTATGTGCACGGTGAAGTCCAACCCAGATCCGTACATCATGTTTGAGATCCCAGAGAAGAACTTCACGGTCAGTGAGCTCAACGCCGAATATGTCCACTCTCAGAGGAATGGCTACATGGTTAGCAGCATCCTGACCCTGCAGAAGGAGACCAAGCTTCCGGATGTTGTACTGTGCTCCGCGAGCAACTTGTATGGAAAGAAGGTTCATGAGCTTTTCTTCCAGGACACAA ATAACTTAATTTGGGCCAAGGTTGGTCCCGTTGGAGCTGTGGTGGTTTTCGTCATCCTGGTAGCTGTCGGCGGCTACATGATTAAGACTAGAGAAAA GAAGAGCGTAACAGAAAGTTCCAGCTTTATCCAGACAGAGACCTCCCCGTCATACAGTGGAGATGGGTCCAAGAAAAAATTAGGAAAAATAGAG TCAGGAGAGATCTGTGCGGTGGAGGTAAAATGA
- the LOC138651816 gene encoding myelin-associated glycoprotein-like isoform X4, with product MEWRWKSLPFILILLEGVLSRHWSAWMPPSISAFKETCVAIPCNFDYPEDIRPSSVHGIWYFNSPYPRNFPPVVLNSKTNSAHEMYMGRTKIIGDLQGLNCSIQIDKVTNELQGKYYFRADLGGYNQYTYSEHANFYILDEPFVVQPQEIISGSEAEITCLVDDNCPDMKPTVTWMDIEGLEHHNVYARLEENNGAWKQISTLRFLPSHKNHGQRLGCKVTFKNTELEYKGFATMDVKYAPRIVDINSSTETTEGTQVVFLCVIDSNPISRVMWFKDDSLLKEDYTGNLTLELEYVTYNHDGIYVCVAENEYGRINKTIGLAVMYPPWKPSVNASLLVVEGEMVTIMCNTQGNPDPIMTIVKDKQVLNSVIFQNELVLKIPSVSHEHDGEYWCLAENQYGHSNSSFNLTVVFSPLVLPESKCTVTKDNVQCMCTVKSNPDPYIMFEIPEKNFTVSELNAEYVHSQRNGYMVSSILTLQKETKLPDVVLCSASNLYGKKVHELFFQDTNNLIWAKVGPVGAVVVFVILVAVGGYMIKTRENQERSVRWR from the exons ATGGAATGGCGGTGGAAATCCCTTCCTTTTATATTAATACTTTTAGAAG GTGTGTTGAGCAGACACTGGTCAGCTTGGATGCCTCCATCCATCTCGGCATTTAAGGAAACTTGTGTGGCCATCCCATGTAACTTCGATTACCCCGAAGATATTCGGCCGTCATCCGTACATGGTATCTGGTATTTTAACAGTCCGTATCCTAGGAACTTTCCCCCTGTGGTCTTGAATTCAAAAACCAATTCTGCACATGAAATGTACATGGGTCGTACAAAGATAATCGGGGACCTTCAAGGATTGAACTGCTCGATACAGATTGACAAAGTCACCAATGAACTTCAGGGAAAATACTACTTCCGAGCCGATTTGGGAGGCTACAATCAATATACCTACTCAGAACATGCCAACTTCTATATATTAG ACGAACCCTTCGTAGTTCAGCCTCAAGAGATTATATCAGGCTCCGAAGCTGAGATCACTTGCTTAGTAGACGATAACTGTCCGGACATGAAGCCTACGGTGACCTGGATGGACATTGAAGGGCTGGAACATCATAACGTGTATGCCCGCCTTGAGGAAAACAATGGCGCATGGAAGCAGATATCTACCCTGAGGTTCCTTCCATCGCATAAAAACCATGGCCAGCGGTTGGGTTGTAAAGTCACATTTAAAAATACTGAACTAGAGTATAAAGGTTTTGCCACAATGGATGTAAAAT ATGCCCCCCGCATCGTAGACATTAACTCCTCCACGGAAACGACGGAGGGCACTCAGGTGGTGTTTCTGTGTGTGATAGATAGTAACCCCATATCACGTGTCATGTGGTTCAAGGATGACTCTCTCCTTAAAGAAGATTACACCGGGAACCTAACTCTGGAACTGGAGTATGTCACCTACAACCATGACGGCATCTATGTGTGCGTAGCCGAGAACGAGTACGGCCGCATTAACAAAACCATAGGACTGGCCGTCATGT ATCCTCCATGGAAACCTTCAGTGAACGCCTCCCTGTTAGTGGTAGAAGGAGAGATGGTCACCATTATGTGTAACACGCAGGGAAACCCAGATCCCATCATGACCATCGTGAAAGACAAGCAGGTTCTTAACTCTGTCATCTTCCAGAACGAACTGGTGCTGAAAATTCCATCCGTGTCCCATGAACATGATGGGGAGTATTGGTGCCTTGCGGAAAACCAGTATGGCCACAGCAACAGCTCCTTCAACCTCACCGTTGTGT TCTCACCATTAGTTTTGCCTGAATCCAAGTGCACGGTGACGAAGGACAACGTCCAGTGTATGTGCACGGTGAAGTCCAACCCAGATCCGTACATCATGTTTGAGATCCCAGAGAAGAACTTCACGGTCAGTGAGCTCAACGCCGAATATGTCCACTCTCAGAGGAATGGCTACATGGTTAGCAGCATCCTGACCCTGCAGAAGGAGACCAAGCTTCCGGATGTTGTACTGTGCTCCGCGAGCAACTTGTATGGAAAGAAGGTTCATGAGCTTTTCTTCCAGGACACAA ATAACTTAATTTGGGCCAAGGTTGGTCCCGTTGGAGCTGTGGTGGTTTTCGTCATCCTGGTAGCTGTCGGCGGCTACATGATTAAGACTAGAGAAAA TCAGGAGAGATCTGTGCGGTGGAGGTAA